The following nucleotide sequence is from Gymnodinialimonas sp. 202GB13-11.
ATTGGATCGATACCGACCTCCCTTCCGACTACGAATTGATCGCTGACCTCCCACCCGTTGAAGGGGCCGCCCATCAGACCCGTGTTCGCAGCCTCATGCACCGCGATCCGGACAGCCAAACCGTTCAAACGCTGACCTTCGACAGCACTGGCCATGTGATCGTGACCACCCACCAACCCCATGCGGGCATGCAGGTCGTCACCGGCCTCGGGACTTGTGAGCAATCATGACATTTGCCGTGCGAGTCGTCGCCGCATGTGTTGCAGCGGTCATCGCGCACCCGCTTTCGGCGCAAGTCCTGTCGGATCGAATGCTGTGCGAACTCATCGACCCCTGTGGCGATGAACCCTGCGAAGGATTGGACGCACCGCTTCTCTTCTCACTCGAACTTGTAGATGGTACGTGGCTTTGGGATCCGCTGGCCGAATGGAACGGGTTTCCGGTTGCAGTTGCTGAAACCCTTACACAAGCGGAGGCATTGGCGCAGGAAGATACCACAGAGGTTGGCCTGATCCTCGTTCCCATGGGACACACGGAAGACGGCGCGCTTATCCTTGATGGCTACGGCTTCCAGTATTTCCCCACCCGCGGTCTCGCCCCCCGCGCAATGCGCCACCATTGTGCACCGGTTGGGCGTGACCTGTCATGATCCACTTCGTTTTGGCCTTCATGCTTCCAACGACTTCCGCCATTGCCAATCCGACGTGGGATAGCTTCCCCGACCGGATGGTCTGCCAATCGCAAACGCCGTGCAACCTGCAAGCCATTTGCGACGCTGGAACACCGGCGCACCTCATCCTCACCCGCGATGGCTCTGAATGGTTTTGGACCGTAACGCCAGAGCACCCGTCACGCGGCCTCCCCGCGACCATCGCCAGCACGGTGGCGGAAGCGCAAGACATGGCCCGCAGCCACAGACTTTCAGACCCGCCAATCTATCGCTTCCTGTTCGTCGCGGTTTCCGGCAACGCCACGGGATCGATCTTGATCCACGCCCACGAATTCAACCCCGTGTCCCGTGCGCTCATACCGGGCCCGCTCGAATATGTCTGCCACCCCTCTGAGGTCACATCATGATCCGCACAGCTTTCGCCCTGCTATTGCTCGCCACACCAGCCATGGCCGAACCGTGGGACTGCACCTTCACCACCACCTGCCTCGCCAGCCTCGACTGCTTTGATCAGGACAATTCGGCCCGTGTGATAGCCGCCGATCATGCAGGCGATCTGTTTCTTGAATGGGACGGAATGCAGCTGCGCGCTGAGGCACTTTCCGACGGCGCAGGATATGTGGCCGTCTCTCCGAGGGACACACACGCCTTGCTGACGATTACCGGCAATCTGGCCATACTGACCACCCACACCGCCGCTGCCATGACCTTTTTCGGCAGTTGCGAGGTCTTGGGAAATTGATAGAACCAACAAAACGCCAAAAGGCCAAAACCAACAGGGACACGTGATCCGACCATGGATTTTCTGAACGCACTCGTTGCGCTGGCGAACTTCGTCATTATTCCCGCCACCGCCTATGGCGCGCAGCTCGCACTGGGTGCGCTTGGCGTGACGCTGATCTACGGCATCCTGCGGTTTTCCAACTTCGCCCATGGCGACACGATGGCATTCGGCACCATGATCACGATCTTCGGCACCTGGGGCCTGCAGGCCGCAGGCGTCAGCTTCGGCCCCCTGCCCACAGCGCTCCTCGCCCTACCTCTCGGCATCGCCGTCACGGCCCTTCTGGTGATCGGCACCGACCGCACCGTCTACCGCTTCTACCGCGAAAACAAAGCCAAACCCGTGATTTTCGTGATCGCCTCCCTCGGCGTCATGTTCATCATGAACGGCATCGTGCGCTTCCTTATCGGCGTCGATGACCAACGCTTTGCCGATGGCGAGCGGTTCATTATCCGCGCCCGCGACTTCCGCGAGATGACCGGCCTCGACGAAGGCCTCGCCTTCCGCACTACCCAAGGCATCACAATCGTTGTGGCCCTGATTGCCGTCATAGCGCTCTTCTGGTTCCTCAACCGCACCCGTACCGGCAAGTCGATGCGCGCGTTTTCCGACAACGAAGACCTGGCCCTTCTGTCGGGCATCAACCCCGATCGTGTCGTGCTTGTCACCTGGATCATCGTCGCCGCGCTCGCCACCACCGCGGGCGTCCTCTACGGCCTCGACAAGTCGTTCAAGCCCTTCACCTATTTCCAGCTGCTCCTGCCGATCTTCGCCTCCGCCATTGTCGGCGGCCTCGGCAACCCGCTCGGCGCCATTCTTGGCGGCTTCCTCATCGCCTTCTCCGAAGTCGGCGTGACTTATGCATTCCGCAAAGTGGTGGGCTATCTGGGGCCAGAGGATTGGCAGCCAGAGGGCCTCCTGCAACTGCTCAGCACCGATTACAAATTCGCCGTCTCCTTCGGCATCCTGCTGATCGTGCTGCTCTTCAAACCCACCGGCATCATGAAGGGGAAATCAGTATGAGCGACGCAGCCACCACCCCTCAGTCGGGTAATTCCAAAACCATCCTTCTCTTCGCTCTTGTGGCCGTTCTCTTCATCGGCACCGGTTTCGTGCAGTCGTGGAACACTGCGCTCACGATCTTCAACATGGGGCTGATCTCGGCCATCATGGCGCTCGGCGTGAACATGCAATGGGGCTACGCGGGCCTCTTCAACGTGGGCGTCATGGGCTTCGTGGCCCTCGGTGGCCTCGCCGCCGTCCTCGTGTCCTCCGACCCAGTGCCAGAGGCCTGGGCCGCCGGCGGCCCGCAAGTCCTTCTCGGCCTCGTCCTTGGCGCCATGACCATCGTCGCTGCCATCCTGACCTACACCAAACTCCCCGCCGGACGCCTCCGCGCGCTCGCGGTGGTCGTCGTCTTGATCGGCGGCTTTGCCATCTTCCGCACCGTCTTCGACCCCGCCGTTGAGGCCGTCGAAGCCGTCGATCCCGCCTCCACCGGCTTTCTCGGTGGCCTCGGCCTGCCCGTCATCCTCGCCTGGCCCATGGGCGGCGTTCTCGCCGCCGGTGCCGCATGGATCATCGGCAAGACGGCCCTTGGCCTGCGCTCCGACTACCTCGCCATCGCCACCCTCGGCATCGCCGAGATCATCATCGCCGTCCTCAAAAACGAGGATTGGCTGGCGCGCGGCGTGAAGAACGTCACCGGCATTCCCCGCCCCGTCCCCTATGAAGTCGACCTGCAGGCGAACGAGGCCTTCCTGAACGCCTTCGCCGACCCGGTTACGGCCTCCACCATCACCGTCAAACTCGCCTATGCGGGCCTCTTCATCCTGTTCCTGATCGCCTTGATCTGGCTCAGCGAGAAAGCGTGGAACTCCCCCTGGGGCCGCATGATGCGCGCCATCCGCGATAATGAGGTCTCGGCTTCAGCCATGGGCAAGGACGTCAAAGCGCGTCACTTGCAAATTTTCATCCTCGGCTCCGCCGTCTGCGGCTTGGCCGGCGCAATGATGACCACGCTCGACAGCCAGCTTGTGCCCGGCACCTACCAGCCCCTGCGCTTCACCTTCCTGATCTGGGTGATGGTGATCGTCGGCGGATCGGGCAACAACTGGGGCGCGGTCCTGGGCGGCTTCCTGATCTGGTGGCTCTGGGTGCAGGTCGAACCGATGGGCCTGATGCTTATGCAGGGCCTGACTTACTTCTTGGAACCAGGCTCAGCCCTGTCTGAGCACCTGCTCGACAGCGCCGCGCATATGCGCCTACTGACGATGGGCTTGATCCTGCTGCTGGTCCTGCGCTTCAGCCCACGGGGCTTGATCCCGGAGCGATAAGGCCGAGCGCCACACATACCCGCGAAAAAAGCAGAACCCCCGGCTTCGTCACAAAGCGGCCGGGGGTTCCTGACCCGTGAAGGCGAAAACGATTTACGCAGTGTGAAGGCCTACAGTGCCGTCGCGGGATAACGCGGGTCAAACACAATCAAAGCGCCTGTTCTGCTATCTTCCAAACCGGGCTCAATACCCTGCCGGAGAACTGAATTCTGCTCTGGCGAACGTGCTCCACCGCCTTGCGCAGAACCTACGGTTACGGCTCAGATTATGGCAATCACCCGAACGGGTGAAATCCGACGGAAACGCCCGCAGGATCGGCCTTTTTTCAGATCGGCTCTGCCGCGGACAACACGGTTGGCAAAGCCGACGACACATAAGGCAGGTAGCTGTCGATACGGACCACGGGCGCACCGATGCGTTGCGCGAAATCGTCAAACGGACCCGATGCCTTGATCAACGAATCCCTGCAATGGATGAGCGTCGCACGAGGGCGCAAATTGCTGCTTTGGGGCGCATAGGCCCAATCCACACAGGAATAGCTTGAATCCCGCCACATCCCGTCTGCCCTATGGACCATGAGATCGGCGAAGTTCCGGTCATCCGCGTGCAGACCGTCTTCTGTCTCCACCTTGCGCATCTCAACACCGATCAACGGATGCACCCCGGCATGGCGATCCTCCATCCGCTCCAGTTGATGCATCGCCAGCCCGAACATGAATTTGATCGTCTTGGGGGCATAAAGGCAGGCCAGACCAAATGTCTTCATCTTGCCGACAAAACCTGTCGTCACCTCACGCGACAGGATCGGTGGCACTGCTTCGATCCCTACAATCGTCTGCACCCGTTCGGGGTGTTGCAGGGCCAGTTGATATCCAACGGCAAACCCATCCGCCGCCGCAAAGATCGAGAATGCGCCAATCCCTTCCTGGTCCAGCACCGCCATCACGTCGTCGATGTGATCCTGCAACAGCGCTTCGCCTTCCTTGACGTTCACCGAAGATGGCCCCCGACCCGCGCGACTAATGCGCACCACTTGCCAGCCGCGACCAACCGCAAGCGCCCGTGCGTTCTCCGGCCAATGCCGCCCTTGCGTCATCCCGTGCAGGTAGACCAGTGTCTTGCCCGAGTTTGGTCCATCCACCTCATATCCAAGCGTCCGGCCATCCGGTCGCTGCAGCGTCAGCAGACCACCCTCCCCGGCTGCGCGCGCTTGCGTCGCTTGCGGGGGGATCAATGTCGCCGCCTGATTCAACATGCGCAAAATATCGGATTGGGAACTGACCCCCAACTTATTGGTCAGGGATTTGACCTGGCTGCGCACCGTCTCCCACGATTTCCCGACACGGTCGGCGATTTCGCGCAGCGTACCGCCCAGAAGAAGCTCTTTCAGCAGGCCGAATTCCGCGTGGGTTAAATCGAAACTCTCGGCCACGAAGGCCGAAATGACACGCTCAAAGGCATCGCCCGAGCGCTTCGACACATATCCATCCACCGCCGGGTCACGCGACAGCATGACCAGTTCAACCGCCTGACCCTCGTTCACCCGCAGCAGCAGGGTCGACCCGTCCTCATCATCGGACAACCACTTGTTCAGCTTGTCCTGATCCTCCAGTGGGATGCGCGCCACAAAACCGGCTGCAACGTCTGCCTTGCTCTCATAGCGTGTGATGTCCAGCGCCTGCAGGGCTTCGACCTCGTCCGGCGTAGCACCTTGCGAAAGCTCCCCTAACAAGCGCCAGGCTCGATCTGCATGATATTCCAGCTTCGGGGATATTAGCTGCCCATCTTCATCATCGAGCCACGAGGTCAGGACCTCCATCAAACGGTCCAACTGTGCCGGTTCGGTCAAGCACTCGTAAAATGCCAAAAGCACTTCACCAAGCGTTGGGGCCGAAGGAGGATGTTCTAGTTTGGACATCTTTGGGCTGGCTGCGTTTGTGGCAAGGCACCGTTCGGCAAAGTGTAGTCACATGGCTCAGCTAGGCCAGCGGAAAACAGGGAGCGTGTTGCTATTCACCTCCGCACTGTATGGAAACGGGCAACAACTTCGCTGCTGCGCGTTTCACACAATCATAGTTACCGAAACTTTAACGGAAATGGCTTTGTCTTGGGGGTACAGATACTTAACCCCTTTGTGCAAGCGTGCACAAACCTCGCTCACCGCCCCTCATAGACCGGCGCGCGCTTCTCCAGAAAGGAAAGTACACCTTCCTTGAAGTCCCGCGTTTTCCCGCATTGGCCCTGCAGCTGACCTTCCAGATGAAGCTGCTCCTCCAACCCGTTGCCAAAGCTCGCCCGCATCACCTGCTTGACCCGCTTGAACGCCTCCGTCGGCCCGCTCGCCAGATGCTGCGCTCGGCCCATCCAGACCGCCTCGAATTCGTCGTCCGAAGCCATCTCCCAGATCATGCCCCAATCCGCGGCCTGCGCGGCTGAGATCTTGTCCGCAAACAAAGCCGCCCCCATCGCCCGCTGCAATCCGATCGTGCGCGGCAAAGCCCAGGTTCCGCCCGCGTCCGGAATAAGCCCAA
It contains:
- a CDS encoding branched-chain amino acid ABC transporter permease yields the protein MDFLNALVALANFVIIPATAYGAQLALGALGVTLIYGILRFSNFAHGDTMAFGTMITIFGTWGLQAAGVSFGPLPTALLALPLGIAVTALLVIGTDRTVYRFYRENKAKPVIFVIASLGVMFIMNGIVRFLIGVDDQRFADGERFIIRARDFREMTGLDEGLAFRTTQGITIVVALIAVIALFWFLNRTRTGKSMRAFSDNEDLALLSGINPDRVVLVTWIIVAALATTAGVLYGLDKSFKPFTYFQLLLPIFASAIVGGLGNPLGAILGGFLIAFSEVGVTYAFRKVVGYLGPEDWQPEGLLQLLSTDYKFAVSFGILLIVLLFKPTGIMKGKSV
- a CDS encoding branched-chain amino acid ABC transporter permease, whose translation is MSDAATTPQSGNSKTILLFALVAVLFIGTGFVQSWNTALTIFNMGLISAIMALGVNMQWGYAGLFNVGVMGFVALGGLAAVLVSSDPVPEAWAAGGPQVLLGLVLGAMTIVAAILTYTKLPAGRLRALAVVVVLIGGFAIFRTVFDPAVEAVEAVDPASTGFLGGLGLPVILAWPMGGVLAAGAAWIIGKTALGLRSDYLAIATLGIAEIIIAVLKNEDWLARGVKNVTGIPRPVPYEVDLQANEAFLNAFADPVTASTITVKLAYAGLFILFLIALIWLSEKAWNSPWGRMMRAIRDNEVSASAMGKDVKARHLQIFILGSAVCGLAGAMMTTLDSQLVPGTYQPLRFTFLIWVMVIVGGSGNNWGAVLGGFLIWWLWVQVEPMGLMLMQGLTYFLEPGSALSEHLLDSAAHMRLLTMGLILLLVLRFSPRGLIPER
- a CDS encoding LuxR C-terminal-related transcriptional regulator → MSKLEHPPSAPTLGEVLLAFYECLTEPAQLDRLMEVLTSWLDDEDGQLISPKLEYHADRAWRLLGELSQGATPDEVEALQALDITRYESKADVAAGFVARIPLEDQDKLNKWLSDDEDGSTLLLRVNEGQAVELVMLSRDPAVDGYVSKRSGDAFERVISAFVAESFDLTHAEFGLLKELLLGGTLREIADRVGKSWETVRSQVKSLTNKLGVSSQSDILRMLNQAATLIPPQATQARAAGEGGLLTLQRPDGRTLGYEVDGPNSGKTLVYLHGMTQGRHWPENARALAVGRGWQVVRISRAGRGPSSVNVKEGEALLQDHIDDVMAVLDQEGIGAFSIFAAADGFAVGYQLALQHPERVQTIVGIEAVPPILSREVTTGFVGKMKTFGLACLYAPKTIKFMFGLAMHQLERMEDRHAGVHPLIGVEMRKVETEDGLHADDRNFADLMVHRADGMWRDSSYSCVDWAYAPQSSNLRPRATLIHCRDSLIKASGPFDDFAQRIGAPVVRIDSYLPYVSSALPTVLSAAEPI